A single Natrinema pellirubrum DSM 15624 DNA region contains:
- a CDS encoding DNA-directed RNA polymerase subunit P, with amino-acid sequence MSYKCSRCKRDVQLDEYGGVRCPYCGHRVLLKERSRDVKEVDVQ; translated from the coding sequence ATGAGCTACAAATGTTCCCGCTGTAAACGCGACGTCCAACTCGACGAGTACGGCGGCGTCCGCTGTCCCTACTGCGGCCACCGCGTCCTCCTGAAGGAACGCAGCCGCGACGTCAAGGAAGTCGACGTTCAGTAA
- a CDS encoding DUF7541 family protein, with amino-acid sequence MSDHTQRIEPERADGTSPWPVLVALGLAGSEVGIVVGLGPVAVAGLVVFAASIAGILADAGYVARLLPFAAKTGAAFVAVGAVLTAHGTGTVPIAPLEPLSGLASRGAALVVAGFVTIGGAGLLLTRRPADERPDR; translated from the coding sequence GTGAGCGACCACACGCAGCGAATCGAGCCCGAGCGGGCCGACGGGACGAGTCCATGGCCGGTCCTCGTGGCCCTCGGCCTCGCCGGCTCCGAGGTCGGCATCGTCGTCGGCCTCGGTCCCGTCGCCGTCGCCGGTCTCGTCGTGTTCGCCGCCAGCATCGCCGGGATCCTGGCCGATGCCGGCTACGTCGCTCGGCTGCTTCCGTTCGCGGCCAAAACGGGCGCGGCGTTCGTGGCCGTCGGCGCGGTACTTACCGCCCACGGAACCGGAACGGTGCCGATCGCACCCCTCGAGCCACTCTCCGGGCTCGCGAGTCGCGGCGCGGCGCTGGTCGTCGCCGGATTCGTGACGATCGGCGGTGCGGGGCTGCTGTTGACGCGGCGACCGGCGGACGAACGCCCAGATCGATAA
- a CDS encoding DUF2243 domain-containing protein, which yields MADRNGTWLGLDAAAKPLVIAGLALGIGLGGFFDGIVFHQILQIHNMLSSYPDASVATDLELNVMADGIFHLATYTFTIMGVVLLFRAWRLPSVPGSGRTLLGASIMGWGAFNVVEGLVDHQLLGLHHVWPAGPGPLLLWDMLFLLWGLLFLGGGYLVIRTDGVAAATAGDEAVAADGRGPE from the coding sequence ATGGCCGACCGGAACGGAACGTGGCTCGGGCTCGACGCCGCCGCCAAGCCGCTGGTGATCGCCGGGCTCGCACTCGGCATCGGGCTGGGCGGGTTTTTCGACGGTATCGTCTTTCACCAGATCCTCCAGATCCACAACATGCTCTCGTCGTATCCGGACGCGAGCGTCGCGACTGATCTGGAACTCAACGTGATGGCCGACGGGATCTTCCACCTCGCGACCTACACCTTCACGATCATGGGCGTGGTCCTCCTGTTTCGCGCATGGCGGTTGCCATCGGTACCCGGGTCCGGACGAACGCTGCTCGGTGCGTCGATCATGGGCTGGGGCGCGTTCAACGTCGTCGAGGGACTCGTCGACCACCAGCTGCTGGGGCTCCACCACGTCTGGCCCGCCGGCCCCGGCCCGCTCCTGCTGTGGGACATGCTCTTCCTGCTGTGGGGGCTACTCTTCCTGGGCGGCGGCTACCTCGTGATCCGAACCGACGGTGTGGCCGCGGCGACGGCCGGCGACGAGGCGGTCGCGGCCGATGGACGCGGCCCGGAGTAA
- a CDS encoding prefoldin subunit beta: protein MQGNLPPEAQEKIEQLQDLQETAQEVAVQKQEAESNLTEAKNALDELENIDEGTTMYRNVGELLVETDYEQAEEDLDEKVDSLEIRLETLEKQEERVQDQFESLQEELEDMLGGMGGGPAGPGGPGAGGA, encoded by the coding sequence ATGCAAGGAAATCTGCCTCCTGAAGCCCAGGAGAAAATCGAGCAGCTCCAGGACCTGCAGGAGACGGCACAGGAAGTCGCCGTCCAGAAGCAGGAAGCCGAATCGAACCTTACCGAAGCCAAGAACGCCCTCGACGAACTCGAGAACATCGACGAAGGGACGACGATGTACCGAAACGTCGGCGAACTCCTCGTCGAGACCGACTACGAGCAGGCCGAGGAGGACCTCGACGAGAAGGTCGACTCGCTCGAGATCCGCCTCGAGACCCTCGAGAAGCAGGAAGAGCGCGTACAGGACCAGTTCGAGAGCCTGCAGGAGGAACTCGAGGACATGCTCGGCGGCATGGGCGGCGGACCGGCCGGCCCCGGCGGCCCGGGCGCTGGCGGCGCGTAA
- a CDS encoding LUD domain-containing protein, whose amino-acid sequence MAQRSRAGTADRIRHLLETEGEAIHAQASHSNERRGAAYEATDDIEALRTEARAIKEDAIDRLPDLIETVREAVEANGGTVYVADDAADANAYVADVVENRTEENGVAGETDTPSVVKSKSMTTEEIDLNDALAAEGIDVTETDLGEWVLQVADDTPSHIVGPAMHISRAEIAELFNERFDPDEPFETAEELTRFARDHLGEIITEADVGITGANFVVADSGTIALVTNEGNARKCAVTPDTHVAVAGVEKLIPTLSDLEPFVDIIAKSATGQPISQYVTMLSPPTDSPTLDFDSPDEPIMGDGADGVDGTGATDGTGDPDRDFHLVLLDNGRMDMREDDQLRETLYCIRCGACSNSCANFQSVGGHGFGGETYSGGIATGWEAGVHGQESAAEFNDLCTGCTNCVDACPVKIDIPWINTVVRDRVNRSSEPESYDFLVDGLTPDAESGGLDPGKRFFGNIGTVAKAASATAPVSNWLADAGPVRAALERTLGIDRRRDLPTFQRESLVDWFEDRGGVAASSRRADQAAARSGGTDLEREVVLYPDVYTNYVDVERGKAAVETLEALGVPVRVPDLPESGRAALSQGMIATADEQASRLYAAVAEDLDAGRDVVVVEPSDLAAMHREYERLLPEASFERLRENSYEICEYVYGLLENGAAPSALSTGDGAEPIAYHSHCQQRTLALEAPTVAVLEQCGYAPTTSDAECCGMAGSFGYKREYYELSVDVGERLATQVEDAETVVASGTSCGDQLEALLERSVPHPIELLAPDGRRT is encoded by the coding sequence ATGGCACAACGATCCCGCGCGGGGACGGCCGATCGCATCCGCCACTTGCTCGAGACCGAGGGCGAAGCTATCCACGCACAGGCCAGTCACTCGAACGAGCGCCGCGGTGCGGCCTACGAGGCGACCGACGACATCGAGGCACTGCGAACCGAGGCCAGGGCGATCAAGGAGGACGCCATCGACCGGCTGCCGGACCTGATCGAGACGGTCCGCGAGGCCGTCGAGGCGAACGGCGGCACCGTCTACGTGGCCGACGACGCCGCGGACGCGAACGCCTACGTGGCCGACGTGGTCGAGAACCGGACCGAGGAAAACGGGGTGGCCGGGGAGACCGACACGCCGTCGGTCGTCAAATCGAAATCGATGACGACCGAGGAGATCGACCTCAACGACGCGCTCGCGGCCGAGGGGATCGACGTCACGGAGACCGACCTCGGCGAGTGGGTTCTCCAAGTCGCGGACGATACCCCCTCCCACATCGTCGGCCCGGCGATGCACATCTCCCGCGCGGAGATCGCCGAACTGTTCAACGAGCGGTTCGACCCCGACGAGCCCTTCGAGACCGCCGAGGAACTCACGCGGTTCGCCCGGGACCACCTCGGCGAGATCATCACCGAGGCCGACGTGGGGATCACCGGCGCGAACTTCGTCGTCGCCGACAGCGGGACGATCGCGCTCGTGACCAACGAGGGCAACGCCCGCAAGTGTGCGGTCACGCCCGACACCCACGTCGCGGTCGCCGGCGTGGAGAAACTGATCCCGACGCTGTCGGACCTCGAGCCGTTCGTCGACATCATCGCCAAGAGCGCGACGGGCCAGCCGATCTCCCAGTACGTGACGATGCTGTCGCCGCCGACGGACTCGCCGACGCTGGATTTCGACTCGCCGGACGAGCCGATCATGGGCGACGGGGCGGATGGAGTGGATGGCACGGGAGCGACCGATGGAACCGGCGATCCGGACCGGGACTTCCACCTCGTCCTGCTGGACAACGGCCGCATGGACATGCGCGAGGACGATCAGCTCCGGGAGACGCTGTACTGCATCCGCTGTGGGGCCTGCTCGAACTCGTGTGCCAACTTCCAGTCCGTCGGCGGCCACGGCTTCGGCGGCGAGACCTACTCGGGCGGGATCGCCACCGGCTGGGAGGCCGGCGTCCACGGCCAGGAGTCGGCGGCGGAGTTCAACGACCTCTGTACCGGCTGTACGAACTGCGTCGACGCCTGCCCGGTGAAGATCGACATCCCGTGGATCAACACCGTTGTCCGGGATCGCGTGAACCGCAGCAGCGAGCCCGAGTCCTACGATTTCCTCGTCGACGGCCTCACCCCCGACGCGGAGTCGGGCGGGCTCGATCCCGGCAAGCGCTTCTTCGGCAACATCGGCACCGTCGCGAAGGCCGCCAGCGCGACTGCACCCGTCTCGAACTGGCTCGCCGACGCCGGTCCCGTCCGCGCGGCGCTCGAGCGAACCCTCGGGATCGACCGCCGGCGCGATCTGCCGACCTTCCAGCGGGAATCTCTTGTCGACTGGTTCGAGGACCGGGGTGGCGTCGCCGCCTCGAGCCGACGGGCGGACCAAGCCGCCGCTCGGAGCGGCGGGACCGACCTCGAGCGCGAGGTCGTTCTGTACCCCGACGTCTACACGAACTACGTCGACGTCGAGCGCGGGAAGGCCGCGGTCGAAACCCTCGAGGCGCTGGGGGTCCCGGTCCGCGTGCCGGACCTGCCCGAGAGCGGGCGGGCCGCGCTCTCACAGGGGATGATCGCGACGGCGGACGAGCAGGCCAGCCGGCTCTACGCCGCCGTGGCCGAGGACCTTGATGCCGGCCGGGACGTGGTCGTCGTCGAGCCGTCGGACCTGGCGGCCATGCACCGCGAGTACGAGCGCCTGCTCCCCGAGGCCTCCTTCGAGCGGCTCCGCGAGAACAGCTACGAGATCTGCGAGTACGTCTACGGCCTGCTCGAGAACGGGGCCGCCCCCTCGGCGCTGTCGACCGGCGACGGGGCCGAGCCGATCGCCTACCACTCCCACTGCCAGCAGCGGACCCTCGCCCTCGAGGCACCCACTGTGGCCGTCCTCGAGCAGTGTGGGTACGCGCCCACGACCTCCGACGCCGAGTGCTGCGGAATGGCCGGCTCCTTCGGCTACAAGCGGGAGTACTACGAACTCAGCGTGGACGTCGGCGAACGGCTGGCGACGCAGGTCGAGGACGCCGAGACCGTCGTCGCGTCCGGCACGTCGTGTGGCGACCAGCTCGAGGCGCTGCTCGAGCGGTCGGTTCCGCATCCGATCGAGTTGCTCGCTCCCGACGGCCGGCGGACGTAG
- a CDS encoding LUD domain-containing protein, whose product MTVDTVGRFERALEGLEVGLERVSAADASERIERIVEEPAVGASLPFEGVSLPEGVTTEPTAGELEAARTGVTPVGFAVAEYGTVAVESTADGAEPISLYPDRHVAVVAESDVVPDLSAGFERLAEGFDAGRDSVVFATGRSATADMGDLVHGVHGPGDVDVIVLEDR is encoded by the coding sequence ATGACAGTCGACACTGTCGGTCGGTTCGAACGCGCACTCGAGGGACTCGAGGTGGGACTCGAGCGCGTGTCGGCCGCCGACGCGAGCGAGCGGATCGAACGGATCGTCGAAGAGCCGGCAGTCGGCGCGTCACTGCCGTTCGAGGGCGTCTCGCTCCCCGAGGGCGTGACGACCGAGCCGACGGCGGGAGAACTCGAGGCGGCCCGGACCGGCGTCACGCCGGTCGGGTTCGCCGTCGCGGAGTACGGTACCGTCGCGGTCGAGTCGACGGCCGACGGGGCGGAGCCGATCAGCCTCTACCCGGACCGCCACGTGGCCGTCGTCGCCGAGAGCGACGTCGTCCCCGATCTGAGCGCCGGCTTCGAGCGGCTCGCGGAGGGGTTCGACGCGGGCCGGGACAGCGTCGTCTTCGCGACCGGCCGGAGCGCGACCGCCGACATGGGCGACCTCGTCCACGGGGTCCACGGCCCCGGCGATGTCGACGTGATCGTCTTGGAGGACCGATAA
- a CDS encoding eL43 family ribosomal protein, whose protein sequence is MAKKGSVGSAGRFGARYGRVARRRVSEIEDDMENAEVDGDDVTRVGTGIWKNEETGKVFTGGAYRPETPAGRTAQRSIRAALAEDDDE, encoded by the coding sequence ATGGCCAAGAAAGGAAGCGTCGGTAGCGCCGGCCGCTTCGGTGCCCGCTACGGTCGCGTCGCGCGACGCCGCGTCAGCGAGATCGAAGACGACATGGAAAACGCCGAGGTCGACGGCGACGACGTCACCCGCGTTGGGACCGGCATCTGGAAGAACGAGGAGACCGGCAAGGTCTTTACCGGCGGTGCCTACCGCCCCGAGACCCCCGCCGGCCGCACCGCCCAGCGCTCGATCCGCGCTGCCCTCGCAGAGGACGACGACGAATAA
- a CDS encoding KEOPS complex subunit Pcc1, with protein sequence MAAHEATLEFDYDRPSRAALVAESVAREIGEIDDDRSRTTLERTDSRVLVEIDADDVIALRAALNTWFSLIDVAERTADVGETALESR encoded by the coding sequence GTGGCCGCCCACGAGGCGACCCTCGAGTTCGACTACGACCGGCCGTCGCGGGCCGCGCTCGTCGCCGAATCGGTCGCCCGCGAGATCGGCGAGATCGACGACGACCGCTCGCGGACGACCCTCGAACGGACGGACTCGCGCGTTCTCGTCGAGATCGACGCGGACGACGTCATCGCCCTTCGTGCGGCGTTGAACACCTGGTTCTCGCTGATCGACGTCGCGGAACGGACAGCCGACGTCGGCGAGACGGCACTCGAGTCCCGATAG
- a CDS encoding methylmalonyl-CoA mutase family protein gives MTLAANITSRYDDEDLEALDEACERGANAMPYIVDAVKADATLGEIMGVFEERYGAYSEEIGLA, from the coding sequence TTGACGCTGGCGGCAAATATCACGAGCAGGTACGACGACGAGGATCTCGAGGCGCTCGACGAGGCCTGCGAGCGCGGCGCGAACGCGATGCCGTACATCGTCGACGCGGTGAAGGCCGACGCGACGCTGGGCGAGATCATGGGCGTCTTCGAGGAGCGGTACGGTGCCTACAGCGAGGAGATCGGGCTGGCTTGA
- a CDS encoding ABC transporter substrate-binding protein, whose product MVNEDNDTIDSGGIGNGSVGRRTFLGAAGAGAVTTALAGCLGGVDGGGSDDGVFKIGHLAPTANPNGIGSERSAELAVGEIEDDGVLDQEVELIAEDTQGDTSEATSEVERMIEQENIDLLVGTFASEVTQSIADYVGERNVPFLISGSADPDTITENHGEDYDTFKNIFRVGPLNSELQVEGFGDYAEYLNERHGWTDFAVLPEDAAWTTSFQDGIADEFEDRGFNVVYENTSSTETEDYTPFFNDIEEAGADALFRFFAHSGQGPDVGAWSQGEYEFALEGTHVASMSPEFYGLTEGASLYESTNQSGAGGITDLSDKTGPFVEAYEEEYADDDAPSKPMYMGFNTYDAIHLYKEAAEEAGTVNYGEDLDTIVDTLQGMSYTGTAGKIEFFGEDEAYPNDLKPTRDDSGKIENFPITQWQGDGTVECVYPSADQTADHVAPEWM is encoded by the coding sequence ATGGTTAACGAAGATAACGATACGATCGATTCAGGTGGGATTGGTAACGGTAGTGTCGGACGGCGGACGTTTTTGGGGGCTGCAGGTGCCGGTGCGGTGACGACGGCGCTGGCCGGCTGTCTCGGCGGCGTCGACGGTGGCGGTAGCGATGATGGCGTCTTCAAAATTGGGCATCTGGCACCGACCGCGAACCCGAACGGCATCGGTTCGGAGCGAAGCGCCGAACTCGCCGTCGGCGAGATCGAGGACGACGGTGTCCTCGATCAGGAGGTCGAACTCATCGCCGAGGACACGCAGGGCGATACGAGTGAAGCGACATCCGAGGTCGAGCGGATGATCGAGCAGGAGAACATCGACCTGCTCGTCGGGACCTTCGCCAGCGAAGTGACCCAGTCGATCGCCGACTACGTCGGCGAGCGCAACGTACCGTTCCTCATCTCCGGATCGGCCGATCCGGACACGATCACGGAAAACCACGGCGAGGACTACGACACGTTCAAGAACATCTTCCGCGTCGGACCGCTGAACTCCGAACTGCAGGTCGAAGGGTTCGGCGACTACGCCGAGTACCTCAACGAACGACACGGCTGGACCGACTTCGCGGTCCTCCCCGAGGACGCGGCGTGGACGACGTCGTTCCAGGACGGCATCGCCGATGAATTCGAGGATCGCGGCTTCAACGTCGTCTACGAGAACACCTCGAGTACGGAGACCGAGGACTACACGCCCTTCTTCAACGATATCGAGGAGGCCGGTGCCGACGCGCTGTTCCGCTTCTTCGCTCACTCCGGACAGGGCCCGGACGTCGGGGCGTGGAGTCAGGGCGAGTACGAGTTCGCCCTCGAGGGAACGCACGTCGCTTCGATGTCGCCCGAATTCTATGGATTGACCGAAGGGGCTTCCCTGTACGAGTCGACAAACCAGTCCGGGGCCGGCGGTATCACCGACCTGTCCGACAAAACGGGGCCGTTCGTCGAGGCCTACGAGGAGGAGTACGCCGACGACGATGCGCCGAGCAAACCCATGTACATGGGGTTCAACACCTACGACGCGATCCACCTCTACAAGGAGGCCGCCGAAGAGGCGGGGACGGTCAACTACGGCGAAGACCTCGATACGATCGTCGACACGCTTCAGGGAATGTCCTACACCGGTACCGCCGGAAAGATCGAGTTCTTCGGCGAGGACGAGGCGTACCCGAACGACCTCAAGCCGACTCGGGACGACAGCGGGAAGATCGAGAACTTCCCGATCACGCAGTGGCAGGGAGACGGAACTGTCGAATGTGTCTACCCCAGCGCCGATCAAACCGCCGACCACGTCGCGCCCGAGTGGATGTAA
- a CDS encoding branched-chain amino acid ABC transporter permease: protein MLDSIITVLLLGATMSAIYALIALGFTMVFGVGGVLNLAHGGLIMVGAYAYLVTTRSGALDWLPGAGPEVASLLVAALVAALVSYVLYAGLVRYIEENVVITFLATVVVALLLTEIALYQFGSQPNTLRAIWGGATNLESVGTRVLHMHVLGFVVSWVIIGGLWYYVKRTDEGRSILAASMSERGAELTGVSLRKVKSRTWLIAGAFAGVAGVFLGATTQPASPNMWLNPLALAFIIVVIGGIGSIKGSVVAAYLIGYLEAFTIEVIGASYQGIFSLVVLVAVLLVLPEGLYGREFVHE, encoded by the coding sequence ATGCTCGATTCTATCATTACCGTCCTCCTTCTCGGAGCGACGATGAGCGCCATCTACGCGCTGATCGCCCTCGGGTTCACGATGGTGTTCGGCGTCGGCGGGGTGTTGAACCTCGCCCACGGCGGCCTGATCATGGTCGGCGCGTACGCGTACCTGGTCACTACCCGATCGGGCGCGCTCGACTGGCTTCCCGGGGCGGGCCCGGAAGTTGCGAGTCTGCTCGTCGCGGCACTCGTCGCTGCACTCGTCTCGTACGTGTTGTACGCCGGACTCGTCCGCTATATCGAGGAGAACGTCGTTATCACGTTCCTTGCGACGGTCGTCGTCGCACTCTTGCTCACGGAGATCGCGCTCTACCAGTTCGGTAGCCAGCCGAACACGCTCCGTGCGATCTGGGGCGGTGCGACGAACCTCGAGAGCGTCGGAACCCGCGTGCTGCACATGCACGTCCTCGGGTTCGTCGTCTCCTGGGTAATCATCGGCGGGCTCTGGTACTACGTGAAACGGACCGATGAGGGACGGTCGATCCTCGCGGCGTCGATGAGCGAACGCGGCGCGGAGCTGACCGGCGTCAGCCTCCGGAAAGTCAAGTCCCGAACGTGGCTGATCGCCGGCGCGTTCGCCGGTGTCGCCGGGGTCTTCCTCGGCGCGACGACGCAGCCGGCGTCGCCGAACATGTGGCTTAACCCGCTAGCGCTCGCGTTCATCATCGTCGTCATCGGCGGTATCGGCAGCATCAAGGGATCGGTCGTCGCGGCGTACCTCATCGGGTACCTCGAAGCGTTTACGATCGAAGTGATCGGCGCGAGCTACCAGGGGATCTTCTCGCTGGTGGTTCTGGTCGCCGTCCTACTGGTCTTACCTGAAGGCCTCTACGGGAGGGAGTTCGTCCATGAGTAG
- a CDS encoding SDR family oxidoreductase, producing the protein MTDSHPLDRVLVAGASGATGEELLSVLRPTDLTVRATTRSYGNVDTLERHGADEVIVADFFDSGDAVAAVEDCDLVCCALGTPPGLRHTIGTKLVDRTGVINLITAAVAADVSYFVFQSAIGVGDSKAGLSLPARLLLRSSLRAKRDAETTLRRSGLGYTIVRPGRLTDDPPSGDVVVGQGGDSVTGSIPRADVARIMAAAPFTPDARNRTFEIVSRDGLSGTPHHRVDVDWADDILTARHGHRHA; encoded by the coding sequence ATGACCGACTCCCACCCACTCGACCGCGTCCTCGTCGCCGGTGCCAGCGGGGCCACCGGCGAGGAACTGCTATCCGTCCTCCGACCGACCGATCTCACGGTCCGCGCGACGACGCGCTCCTACGGGAACGTCGACACGCTCGAGCGCCACGGGGCCGACGAGGTGATCGTCGCCGACTTCTTCGACTCGGGCGACGCTGTCGCGGCCGTCGAGGACTGTGACCTCGTCTGCTGTGCGCTCGGGACGCCGCCGGGCCTGCGTCACACGATCGGCACTAAACTGGTCGATCGGACCGGCGTCATCAACCTCATCACTGCCGCCGTCGCCGCGGACGTTTCGTACTTCGTCTTCCAGAGCGCGATCGGCGTCGGCGACTCGAAGGCGGGGCTGTCGCTCCCGGCTCGGCTCTTGCTCCGGAGTTCACTCCGGGCCAAACGGGACGCCGAGACCACGTTGCGCCGATCCGGACTGGGGTACACGATCGTGCGCCCGGGACGACTCACGGACGATCCGCCAAGCGGCGACGTCGTCGTCGGCCAGGGCGGGGACTCCGTCACCGGCTCGATCCCCCGGGCGGACGTCGCACGGATCATGGCGGCCGCACCGTTTACCCCCGACGCACGGAACCGGACGTTCGAGATCGTCAGCCGCGACGGACTCTCGGGCACACCACACCACCGCGTCGACGTCGACTGGGCCGACGACATCCTTACGGCCCGACACGGTCACCGACACGCTTGA
- a CDS encoding DUF6684 family protein, producing MSRRAFDAEVTLDLAVNLLPFLIMAFFVGVFAVFNPWGVDPLQSALQFSILFATMGMLAVATYLAARVIETDDRTRHDTSDT from the coding sequence ATGAGCAGACGCGCCTTCGACGCCGAAGTCACGCTCGACCTCGCGGTCAACCTGCTGCCGTTCCTGATCATGGCGTTTTTCGTCGGCGTCTTTGCCGTCTTCAACCCGTGGGGGGTCGATCCGCTCCAGTCGGCGCTCCAGTTTTCGATCCTGTTCGCGACGATGGGGATGCTCGCGGTCGCGACCTATCTGGCCGCGCGGGTGATCGAAACCGACGATCGGACCCGCCACGACACGAGCGACACCTGA
- a CDS encoding GMP synthase subunit A produces the protein MTKIVVVDNHGQFTHLEGRALRDLGVDTEIVDNDTPPEEVDADGVVLSGGPDMDRIGKSADYLEADVPVLGICLGMQLIAAELGGSVGSGEYGGYADVTVDIVDDDDPLTGSLHPETRVWASHADEVTELPEGFELTGQSDVCDVEAMSDTDRDLYGVQWHPEVAHTEEGEEIFENFLAICESQ, from the coding sequence ATGACGAAGATCGTCGTGGTGGACAACCACGGACAGTTCACCCACCTCGAGGGCCGGGCGCTTCGCGACCTCGGCGTCGACACGGAGATCGTAGACAACGACACGCCGCCCGAGGAGGTCGACGCCGACGGCGTCGTCCTCTCGGGTGGCCCGGACATGGACCGGATCGGGAAGTCCGCCGACTACCTCGAGGCGGACGTGCCGGTACTCGGCATCTGTCTGGGGATGCAACTGATCGCCGCGGAACTGGGCGGCAGCGTCGGAAGCGGGGAATACGGCGGCTATGCGGACGTGACCGTCGACATCGTCGACGACGACGACCCGCTGACGGGCTCGCTACACCCCGAGACCCGCGTCTGGGCGAGCCACGCCGACGAGGTCACGGAACTGCCCGAAGGGTTCGAACTGACCGGCCAAAGCGACGTCTGTGACGTCGAGGCGATGAGCGACACCGACCGCGACCTCTACGGCGTCCAGTGGCATCCGGAGGTCGCCCACACCGAAGAGGGCGAGGAGATCTTCGAGAACTTCCTGGCGATCTGCGAGTCGCAGTAG
- a CDS encoding MBL fold metallo-hydrolase produces the protein MDRISLGNDEFEGRNNAYVLADDAAGELALVDTGIAVDPVRTDLRDGLADRGYEIADIDDIVLTHFHADHAGLAGEIQAESGATVYVHEADAPLVAGAEDAVAAVEDRRRELLAEWGVPEDARRELRTFFESAEIEGPPAEPTPIEDGEVLAVGGHRLETVHAPGHAAGLCCFEIDDGDEAFVGDALLPVYTPNVGGADVRVERPLAKYVDTLERLADRDYDRAWPGHRDPIDDPTARAETILEHHRERAATIVELLADHGPADAWTISAHLFGDLEGIHIVHGPGEAYAHLDHLRHEGFVTADGGTYRLEREPNATERIV, from the coding sequence ATGGATCGAATTTCGCTCGGCAACGACGAGTTCGAGGGTCGGAACAACGCCTACGTTCTCGCCGACGACGCCGCGGGCGAACTCGCGCTCGTCGATACGGGGATCGCGGTCGATCCGGTCCGAACGGACCTCCGTGACGGGCTGGCCGACCGCGGCTACGAGATTGCCGATATCGACGACATCGTCCTCACGCACTTCCACGCCGACCACGCCGGACTGGCCGGCGAGATTCAGGCCGAAAGCGGGGCCACCGTCTACGTCCACGAGGCCGACGCCCCGCTCGTCGCCGGGGCGGAAGACGCCGTCGCGGCCGTCGAGGATCGCCGTCGCGAACTGCTCGCGGAGTGGGGCGTCCCCGAGGACGCCCGGCGGGAACTGCGTACCTTCTTCGAGTCGGCCGAGATCGAGGGGCCGCCGGCCGAGCCGACGCCCATCGAGGACGGCGAGGTCCTCGCGGTCGGCGGCCACCGTCTCGAGACGGTCCACGCGCCGGGCCACGCGGCGGGCCTGTGCTGTTTCGAGATCGACGACGGGGACGAGGCGTTCGTCGGCGACGCCTTGCTACCAGTGTACACCCCGAACGTCGGCGGCGCGGACGTCCGGGTCGAGCGCCCCCTCGCAAAGTACGTCGACACGCTGGAACGACTCGCCGACCGCGACTACGACCGGGCCTGGCCCGGCCACCGCGACCCCATCGACGACCCGACTGCCCGCGCCGAGACGATCCTCGAGCATCACCGCGAGCGGGCGGCAACGATCGTCGAGTTGCTGGCCGACCATGGGCCGGCCGATGCCTGGACGATCAGTGCCCACCTGTTCGGCGACCTCGAGGGAATCCACATCGTCCACGGTCCCGGCGAGGCCTACGCCCACCTCGATCACCTCCGCCACGAGGGCTTTGTCACGGCCGATGGCGGCACGTATCGCCTCGAGCGGGAACCGAACGCTACGGAACGGATCGTTTGA